Within the Onychostoma macrolepis isolate SWU-2019 chromosome 14, ASM1243209v1, whole genome shotgun sequence genome, the region ttgtcaattgacaatatttttttttaaattattatttacttaataattttataataataataataatatcatcatTAAAACCAAAACATTCAACATttgactactttttttttttgataagtgcattaaagctgatataaacatacattcatatagatatattttacCGGTATATATTTATTGATATCTTTGAACCTAGTATCCTCAAATGATGTAATATTAGGTCAAAtcagcatcttttttttttttttttcaaaatgctgGGCTGTTACGCATGACATGTTAAGCTGGCATTGAGTTGATCAACGGTTAATCATCATGTACGCACCTGTGCACGTCGGGCATTGAAAGACTCCTTTTCTCGAGAAATGCTGTTCTCAATCACCTCCTCTCTGACCGCACTCAACCTCTGCTGCACCCCCTCCAGCTGAGTGCGCACCTCCTCCGAGAGCAGCACCGACTCCTGCGCCTACAACAGaagtttttttaattgctaCTTTCCCCCACATAGTATTTATGATATTGCAAGTACACAAATTGCATATATGTGAGTTCATCTGCAACTGGTATGTGGTTGTACCTTGCGTTTATTCATCTCTAAAGCCTGTGTGCGGAGTCCCAGCTCCCTCTCCGCAGCGCTGATGGTGCCCTGCAGGAGGCGCTCTTTCTCCTCTAGCTTCCGAACCACCTGCAGCTGTGCGTCCACctaagagaaagagaaaaatcacatcTTATGTACTGTTCAGTTGCAAATGTGGAGAACAGGAACCAAAGCATATGTGGAGGATTTCAGTCTTATGCTGTATACTAAAGTTTACGTCTGGTAAATTCGGACCTGCAAAGTCATATAGCAAAAAGAGAACTGTGGATGTAAACGTCACATTTCCCTCCTGGATGAAAATCAGACATTGATATTCATTAGCAGAGCTtatatccaaagtgacttgTGGAATGAGGGGTAgtttacaataaattaaatctctTTGAGAAATGTATATTCCCTAAAGAAATGTCCATATAAAAATCATGCattaaaaggttaaaaaaaaaaaaaaaaaaaaacctatgcaACTTCCAAGAACAATTGTGCAATCTGAAGATCATAAAAACAAATCACCACAAAACTCAAGCCCACCCACCTGTGTTTTGAGTGTGAGCAACTGGTCAGCGAGCTCCTCTTTCTCTTCCTTGAGGAGTTTATGGATCTGGTTGGATTTGATGCGTTCACTCATGAGTTTGAAGTTGGCGTCATCCTTCTCTCTGAGCTGCTGCATCAGACGAATGTTCTGCTCCTGCATGTCCTCAAACGCCTGGCCAGTAACATCCATCTCACTCAGCAAAGCATCTTCCTCCtgagagacggagagagagagagtgaccGAATGGGAATTTTCTAGCAGAATGTTTATCATTCATTACTCAGTAAATCACAGCTCTACCTGCTTAGCAAGAGAGACTTTCTTATTGAGTATATCGATCTGCTCCTCCACTGAGCGGATCTTTCTCAGGGCCTCTTCGTCGGCCATCTTCTTTCCTTCCCTCCTCTCCCTCTCCTCCAGATCTCGCACCCGCTGACGGAGCTCCTCGGCCttgcgcaaacacacacaatatgTGAATAAACAGTTTATGGCTGAACTACTTCGATAAATGATTAATCTGTTGATAATTTCAATTAATCTGATATTCTAAAATGTTGTGCTTCCAACAGTGTACAAATTGAGCTCTATATGGTTTCTACCTCTGACTTTGCCTTCTTCTCCGCAGCCATCAGTTGTACTTTATCTCTCTGTTCTTTCGGTGCTGAGCGGTACATATCCAACAACAGCTTCATCTCCCTCTGGGACTCTTGGGCTTTCCTGTATCATAATCACATCATTACTATCAGCTTccttattatcattattagcACTTCCCACAGTCATTTTCACCATTATAATCAACATATCAAGCAGAATGACTTACTTTAGGTCCACCCGCACTATTTTCAGCTGATCCATCTCCTTGCGTTTGGGTCCTCCAATCACAGAGCAGCGTTCAGCTGCTAggtcttctgattggctggtgctggctttctctctctcttctttcaCTGCTACGCCTCCAGTACTCCCACGAGTcaccctctctctttctctctgctccttctctttctccttttctttctctttttcctcCTCTTTCACTACGGTCTCTGTGTCTGTACCTGGTTCAGTCTTTACTGTTACACCTGAAGAGAAAATATGTAAATTCTTAAAATAGAAGAAAAAGATAAATCCAACTATAACATCTctacaatataaaacaatatagcgCATGTAATTAAAGCTGCACCAcacgggggaaaaaaacagacattGCTTGTTTTGTTCAAAACATACAGGAGGATATTTTTACAGATATGAAAATATTCAGCAATTTTCTAAAGATGTCTTGAGAATGATTAGGGCAATTTTGTTAATAAGAATTTTGTTtgcacagaaaataaaaatcataaaaaaatggaaaaatgtctGAGAGTAAACAATACTTTTGGGGTTGAACGATTTGGGATTTACTCTTTACAAATATCAGCCCAACGTGATTACAATTGTCCGCCATGTGAAAATCTTAGTTTGACTGTTTAGAAAAGTAACAAACCTCTTGTGACCAAGCTGCACCATTTGATTTACCCATATCCGTAACACAAATGGTGCAGTAcaaaattaacaatgttaataaCTTGGCAAACACCATCAGGTAAAGATAAGAGTGTGTACCAGTGGTGCTGGATGTGGCGGAGCCGCTATCTGGCTCAGTCTTCATAGTAACGTCACCCGTCGGGGCAGGTGTGTGTGGAGAGGCGGTCTCTTCCTTCACATCCATCTCTGTGCTGGACTGTGATTGGACAGCAGCATTACCTTTGGCAGCACGCAGCTATAAGAGAGGACAGAAACTTCagcaacttttatttttaacaaaacatatTAAAGTCAGTAAGTTTGTGCTCTAACCTGGTTGAGCTCTTGCTGAGCCTCTCTCAGTCTGAGTTTATATTTAACCACCTCTCCCTTCAGCTGCTGGTTATGATTCTGCAGTGTACTGATCAAATGTCTCATCTCACGGTTTATTGGGCCTGAGAAAAAACCAGAGAGCACTACAGAGTCACTCCAAAAGCTGCTCTGAGCAAAAAGACCAAAACCATTATCAAGAGAGCAGAACAAATTTACCTGCTTGTTCATTAGCAGCTAACGTCTGCTCAAATTCGATCCTGAGCATCTCGTACTCCTTGCGCACTTGTGCTAACGTGTCTTCCAACTGAATCACTTCAGTACGAACCTTACGCTGCAAGGACACCTCGTCATTCTGATATAAACACATAAATTAACATCTGACTCATGCTTTAATGACAATAACATCCACAAATTGTGACCCATCACTGAGGTGTACAACCAGCCAACCTCTGTATATGAGCCTGCATCATCTAACATCATTGAATTCACTGTTTATTCACAATATCAATCCATGTTAGAGGTCTGCAAGCCCGACGGGACCCGACACGCTGAGTCCAttcgggctcgggtcggacacATTTAGCTTCTCTCCTTTTACTGTCCCCATATACGCACAGAGCACACATGGCTAGTGTATGAAATACTgattatataacaaatattatacatcgcctACACAATATGCAATGCATATTCGCATGCATTAGCatacacacattttttctttattttatacaagcacgttttgttgatattgtgagtgcacacaaataaaagttgactctttacagttccgaacaatgtagcctattactcttacctttattagcaaaaataacagcgtattttgaaatgtttccaatgcAAGTGATTGCTCTGGTGCGTCCCAtaaagcgcgcttcagcttccactctccatAACAATTGACTGGATATGCGTCAGTGCACATTCATCttggttaaatgtttaaactaacattgtggagGTGTTTTATAactatagatttaattttaaagtcgtgatgatttgagaaggctaaattgatcaaacataggctattaTCAACTCTGTCTGCCGCTGCCGGTgggtcgttactttaaaaacaaaagcttacatttaacgaataaaaaaaatgctccaaacgtttttctaaattaacttaataaaataacaaaatgaaatacaatcactttgccatttcatacaaaactgaagtattttaatagctgaaaaagtagtataagctgttttgggagaaggggaaaaaaagaagggCTCGGATCGGACTCGGGCCCagaattctgataagctgtcggacacgggctgGGCTTAGGGCCTGAGTGTCTTGGGCCAGGGCCTAGATTTTAGGCCCATGCAGGGCTCTACTCCATGTACCTCCATGTGGTCCAGCTGGCGCAGGCGGGCAGTCCTGGTTGTGTTGAGTCGAGCTTTGGTCTCGTCCAGCTGAGATTTCAGCACCAGCGATTCATTATAGAGCACAGAGAACTGAGACTGAAGACAGCGATACTCTGCGCTGTCTCTGGCCACCTCCTCAGCCCTGGACAACAGCTCCACCTGACAAGAGACAACAATGCAAGTCTTATTAGTGAATCTGAATGATTCTAACAGCATTATTCATATAAAGtgcactaccgttcaaaagcttggggtcagtatgatttttctCACCAAGAAATCTCTTAcaactacatttatttgagcaaaaatacagtaaaaacagtaatattgtgaaatattactacattttaaaataaatgttttctatctgaatacatttttaaaatgtaatttattcctgtgatgcaaagctatactttcagcatcattacttcagtcttcagtgtcacatgatccttcagaaatcattctaatatgctgatgctGATTTGAagaaacaatgttgaaaacagttgtgctacttaatatctttgtggaaaccatgatagttgtttttttttcaggatttattgatgaatagaaagtttaaaagaataggatttatttgaaaaagtacaaacatttataatgttacaaaagctatttatcacttttgatgaatttaaggcatcatttcaaataaaagcattcattctaaaaaataaataaataatctctagggctgccccctaatagtCGACTAATCGTTAGTCGACCAGAAGAGGCTTGGTCGACCAAAATTTCATTAGTCgcagaagaaaaacaaacaaacaaaaatccaCAGGCAAAGTCACGCAGTTTGTGACGGACAGATCATTAACGGCTGGTCTATGGTAATACAGTACATcgggcaggacatccaaacGCTTGCCATTCATCCACCACAAATGGCTTGTCATCTGAAATATGTTAGtattagcaactttacatggccgctcaatctaatgataacctagagaaatgtgcgctTTTGAAGTGTCTGTGTGGAGAGTGAAAGCTGAACAGTAGCGCTTGCTGCAGTACAGATGGAGGTGCCGTTGTGCTCACTTGCTCtacagataagagtaatacagctttcaaatctgtaaagattctacgtttatttgtgtgcactcacaataaaaacaaaacatggcgCTTTTGTAAAacaatgaaagcaaacaggatgcgctttctgccgtctcggtctctgtgaacttgagcgtGAACTCCCTGTATATCTTTGccttacagacattaaaaatatatctataaagagtgaaatgtctactttcaaatgaaccaattcaaatggaaaacaaatattctcagattatgtaatccgtatgaaacatgcatacagGCGCATACACTACTGCGGAGATGACAAGTCAGTGTCGCCGACTTAAACTCGTGCTTGCTTTGTTTCGGTTTAAGAGAtgatcaataaattattaaaatgttaatgcagtttttccctgacacattcataattATTACTTCTGCCGGTGCgctgtggcaagctttatgcaTGTGCTTGAACGCTTATTAGGCTATGTAGGCAATTAAAGacttattattatgatttaaatggtttattaataaacgtgcgattagtcgactaatgcttaaaatgaacgACTACTAGTCGACCAGAAAGATCCTTAGTCGAGAGCAGCCCtaaatcttactaaccccaaacaaTCAATATTTTTGCAGTTTATTTGACTTGGTGGCCTTAATATTATGGTCTAAGAatgcttaaaaaacataaaatgcgatatatttcattattatattactgCTACCACACAATTTTTACATTcttattcatttcattaaacaattccatttcacatttattttatataatcttttgttattactattcaacaattatttttcattacagGAAGCTGCAGAAACTTCCACTGATACTAAAGAAGTGTTTTAAAGAAGTATCTGTGTCGTCAAGTGTTAGCGGATAAGGAGCTTTCTTTCAAGGACAAGATATGAAAGTGTGGGGTTTGTAATTTTCCACTCTGAAGAGCTGAACAGTTGACTGCCTCTGAACATCAGATTTAATCTGGTATTGCCTGAACAGAAGGCAATACTCACGATAAACATAAGATGGGTCTAACAAGTTAATGGTGTATGTGGTCTCGAGGGCTTTACCTTCATGTTATTGTTCTCCTGGTAAACCGTCTGCAGGTCCTGCTGGAGCTTCTGGAGCTCACTGAGCCGATTCTCCGCCAGCTCCCTGTTCTCCTCCAACTCACTGTTCATCTCCTCAAACTAATAAGAGACGAGAAAGGATTTAATGGTGTATTATGCATCAATGTTAAGACATTGTACAGGTACCCTTATATGATAAGCAAAAcactttaaacaacaaaacattctaTAACAAAATCATTTTGCCAAGGCTCTACCAATGTCaacaatatacaggtgcatctcaaaaaaattttaatatcatgaaattttttttatttattgacagaaattaacatttttgttcaAGAAGGACACACTAAATTGCTTGGAAGAGAGAGAACAGACACTTACaaagtttttactgtgtttttaatcaaataaatgaagctttggtgagcttaagagacttccttcaaaaatattttaaaatcttaaagaccccaaacttttgaatgatagagTACATTTGCTAGAGCtgaaaacatatataaaaaaatatatgatgcACCTGCTTGAAGACTAAACAACCCCAGTGCTCAACTGAAGGATTCTACAGTGTGCAAATAGCTGCTTGCTTCACGTTTACAGTGAGATTCATTCACACCAAGTGCAAATATTAACACTAAATGTTCATATGACTGGCCATTTACCTTTCTTTTGTTAATCGTGATGGTTCCACATACACTGCTTGCTTCGCCATACACCTTATAACCTTTACTGGTTACCTGGTTATGATGGAAAAGCACAATATCAGTTATGACACattgtaaaacaataaatatactaTGTCTTGGGTTTAGTATTACAAATAAGTTCACCCTCAAGAGCATCTTGATATATCGCAGTGGCTTTTTCAAAAATCCATTGTCATTTGCTATTATTGCAGTAACTAGATTACTAGTAACTGACATTAAATTAAAGTCTGTATTATCTATAACAGTAGACTAAATAGCTGTTTGGCTATTTCTTATGGTTATTTTTGTCCCACATACTGCCAGCAGAAAAGGAAAGCCTGGGATGAAAGATGACAATGATTTTTGTtctttggaataacatgcaGAAATCAATCGTGTGTATTAAAGTCACAATGTAATGGAAGTAGGccttttcttctgtattgtgacGTATATCTGAGTGAACCAGATTCttggaaaagaaagaaaaatataggATAGGAACTCTGTTCAGTTcattggttgttgattggatggaggGAGATCTGAATGCAAGATTACAGTCGATTGTAAGAGAGGGGTAGAGTTTAAGTGGAcaaaatgattggagaagtctgGCGTTTTCACAAGATGATTTATGTTATGACattgttttgtaaatattatgaggtcaaaaaaaaaaaaaaaatcaatgaatataagatcaataacatgcatttacaaaatatttaggGTGAAATTCCATTTAAAGTGCCCcttttatggatttttgaaaattacctttcatgcagtgtgtaacacagctctaagtgaatgaaaacatcctgcaaagttttacatctgaaagtgcaccatg harbors:
- the rnf20 gene encoding E3 ubiquitin-protein ligase BRE1A isoform X1, whose amino-acid sequence is MSGQKRPSDPGNSATLGAPPEKKKGGEDGEGMSTGSGGSTAVETVIKLGGGSNQEEQDIKALQIKNRKLGESLDQRQVIEDELRERVERLETRQATDDASLLILNRYWNQFDENVRLIVRRYDQSGSEPVESQPPEGRSLKPGTPEPDGDSNQERAKDRGQQGEGVSSFLAMLASSSSEEIDAELQERLESSCKQARRVVEIYENLKNTVDQLKKDVESGTDGSLWDVADRLNTLLTNENERLRQLTDSLQQKHSHMTSESRPLGRAANRADNRISELQVLIEELQWDMEKIRRRENRLNAHLVEVLERVTSKGYKVYGEASSVCGTITINKRKFEEMNSELEENRELAENRLSELQKLQQDLQTVYQENNNMKVELLSRAEEVARDSAEYRCLQSQFSVLYNESLVLKSQLDETKARLNTTRTARLRQLDHMENDEVSLQRKVRTEVIQLEDTLAQVRKEYEMLRIEFEQTLAANEQAVLSGFFSGPINREMRHLISTLQNHNQQLKGEVVKYKLRLREAQQELNQLRAAKGNAAVQSQSSTEMDVKEETASPHTPAPTGDVTMKTEPDSGSATSSTTGVTVKTEPGTDTETVVKEEEKEKEKEKEKEQRERERVTRGSTGGVAVKEEREKASTSQSEDLAAERCSVIGGPKRKEMDQLKIVRVDLKKAQESQREMKLLLDMYRSAPKEQRDKVQLMAAEKKAKSEAEELRQRVRDLEERERREGKKMADEEALRKIRSVEEQIDILNKKVSLAKQEEDALLSEMDVTGQAFEDMQEQNIRLMQQLREKDDANFKLMSERIKSNQIHKLLKEEKEELADQLLTLKTQVDAQLQVVRKLEEKERLLQGTISAAERELGLRTQALEMNKRKAQESVLLSEEVRTQLEGVQQRLSAVREEVIENSISREKESFNARRAQEDISKLRRKIEKAKKPAENIRNGDEILNEEINDYKARLTCPCCNSRVKDAVLTKCFHVFCFECVKTRYDTRQRKCPKCNAAFGANDFHRIYIG
- the rnf20 gene encoding E3 ubiquitin-protein ligase BRE1A isoform X2, coding for MSGQKRPSDPGNSATLGAPPEKKKGGEDGEGMSTGSGGSTAVETVIKLGGGSNQEEQDIKALQIKNRKLGESLDQRQVIEDELRERVERLETRQATDDASLLILNRYWNQFDENVRLIVRRYDQSGSEPVESQPPEGRSLKPGTPEPDGDSNQERAKDRGQQGEGVSSFLAMLASSSSEEIDAELQERLESSCKQARRVVEIYENLKNTVDQLKKDVESGTDGSLWDVADRLNTLLTNENERLRQLTDSLQQKHSHMTSESRPLGRAANRADNRISELQVLIEELQWDMEKIRRRENRLNAHLVEVLERVTSKGYKVYGEASSVCGTITINKRKFEEMNSELEENRELAENRLSELQKLQQDLQTVYQENNNMKVELLSRAEEVARDSAEYRCLQSQFSVLYNESLVLKSQLDETKARLNTTRTARLRQLDHMENDEVSLQRKVRTEVIQLEDTLAQVRKEYEMLRIEFEQTLAANEQAGPINREMRHLISTLQNHNQQLKGEVVKYKLRLREAQQELNQLRAAKGNAAVQSQSSTEMDVKEETASPHTPAPTGDVTMKTEPDSGSATSSTTGVTVKTEPGTDTETVVKEEEKEKEKEKEKEQRERERVTRGSTGGVAVKEEREKASTSQSEDLAAERCSVIGGPKRKEMDQLKIVRVDLKKAQESQREMKLLLDMYRSAPKEQRDKVQLMAAEKKAKSEAEELRQRVRDLEERERREGKKMADEEALRKIRSVEEQIDILNKKVSLAKQEEDALLSEMDVTGQAFEDMQEQNIRLMQQLREKDDANFKLMSERIKSNQIHKLLKEEKEELADQLLTLKTQVDAQLQVVRKLEEKERLLQGTISAAERELGLRTQALEMNKRKAQESVLLSEEVRTQLEGVQQRLSAVREEVIENSISREKESFNARRAQEDISKLRRKIEKAKKPAENIRNGDEILNEEINDYKARLTCPCCNSRVKDAVLTKCFHVFCFECVKTRYDTRQRKCPKCNAAFGANDFHRIYIG